The following proteins are encoded in a genomic region of Prochlorococcus marinus XMU1408:
- a CDS encoding TIGR02450 family Trp-rich protein produces the protein MRWPPNAAWTSAVKREGYRHFEVKSYGGKKDERWVELFPVNNNEILIRVPWSELKTYSKWTSGWLQLPKDEDCDGN, from the coding sequence ATGAGATGGCCACCGAATGCAGCTTGGACCTCAGCCGTAAAAAGAGAAGGTTATCGACATTTTGAAGTTAAAAGCTATGGAGGCAAAAAAGATGAACGGTGGGTAGAACTATTTCCAGTTAACAACAACGAAATTCTTATAAGAGTTCCATGGTCGGAATTAAAAACATATTCAAAGTGGACGAGTGGATGGCTTCAGTTGCCAAAAGATGAAGATTGCGATGGCAACTAA
- a CDS encoding DUP family protein, whose amino-acid sequence MAAIKKDSEPLDNLSSQEIEDIVRSNEILDQENERLIKEEEIEAQRFSKTKSTRRLLRRLRRSPLEVINRSLFFVFIGSFIFSFVSVYSINKLWFIFYVISAFSCVLYTPNRQALKELIAAWPNIEDLLKKRSLWK is encoded by the coding sequence ATGGCAGCAATAAAAAAAGACTCAGAGCCTCTAGATAACTTATCCAGTCAAGAGATAGAGGATATTGTCAGATCAAACGAAATATTGGATCAAGAAAATGAAAGACTAATCAAAGAAGAAGAAATAGAGGCACAAAGATTCTCAAAGACAAAATCTACAAGAAGATTGCTTAGACGATTAAGAAGATCTCCACTTGAAGTGATAAATCGATCACTCTTTTTTGTATTCATTGGTAGTTTTATATTCTCCTTTGTCTCTGTTTACTCAATCAATAAATTGTGGTTTATCTTTTATGTCATAAGTGCCTTCTCATGTGTCTTATACACCCCCAATAGACAAGCCCTAAAGGAACTAATTGCAGCATGGCCAAATATCGAAGATCTTTTAAAAAAAAGAAGTCTATGGAAATAA
- a CDS encoding DUF1330 domain-containing protein gives MDKKGAKGYWISTAKVINQELFNEYVEKVGPWLKENGGEVFAKDSDPIGKEKTEDSNLAVICEFPSMRIAVEAYESSEYQELSKLRTAATVNSTFTIMEGMDEATKLRRAMGM, from the coding sequence ATGGATAAGAAAGGAGCCAAAGGGTACTGGATCTCAACTGCAAAGGTTATTAATCAAGAATTATTTAATGAATATGTTGAAAAAGTTGGGCCATGGCTCAAAGAAAATGGTGGGGAGGTATTTGCGAAAGATTCAGACCCAATAGGAAAAGAAAAAACTGAAGATTCAAACCTAGCCGTCATTTGTGAATTCCCATCAATGCGAATAGCAGTAGAAGCTTATGAATCCAGTGAATATCAAGAGCTATCAAAGCTACGTACAGCTGCGACAGTTAATTCTACTTTCACAATCATGGAGGGAATGGACGAGGCGACAAAACTTAGAAGAGCAATGGGAATGTAG
- a CDS encoding LOG family protein yields the protein MSTQNRSDDQELVRKNLELIISSNNYQLAHEDRELLNSDEMRGVRMLLEINKPEKILEEQNILSTIIVFGGASLTDKSSIDHRLALAKNSLTKDPSSSNLQREVTRLKNLQSISHYYDSAREFAKIVSRQNQKEHCNSHVIVTGGGPGIMEAANRGAFDADCKSIGLNISLPNEQHPNSYITPGLCFKFNYFALRKFHFVMRSVAAVFFPGGFGTFDELFELLTLRQTGMKTQIPIILFGRNYWSKVINFQYLSDHGLISDDHMNLFQYADSASEAWDIIKQ from the coding sequence ATGAGTACTCAAAATAGAAGTGACGATCAAGAACTAGTCAGGAAAAACCTTGAATTAATTATTAGTTCGAACAATTACCAATTAGCCCATGAAGATAGAGAGTTACTCAATAGTGATGAAATGAGAGGAGTGCGAATGCTTCTAGAAATTAATAAACCAGAAAAAATCCTAGAAGAACAAAATATTTTATCAACAATCATCGTCTTTGGAGGAGCGAGCCTTACCGATAAAAGCTCTATAGATCACAGACTTGCACTAGCGAAGAATTCACTCACCAAAGATCCGAGCTCATCTAATTTACAGAGAGAAGTAACACGTCTAAAGAATTTACAATCGATATCTCATTACTACGATTCAGCCAGAGAATTCGCAAAGATTGTCTCCAGACAAAACCAAAAAGAACACTGCAATTCACATGTAATTGTCACTGGTGGCGGTCCTGGGATCATGGAGGCTGCGAATCGAGGTGCATTTGACGCCGACTGTAAATCCATAGGATTAAATATAAGTCTCCCAAACGAACAACATCCCAATTCATATATCACGCCAGGGCTTTGCTTTAAATTTAATTATTTCGCCTTACGAAAATTCCATTTTGTAATGAGATCAGTTGCAGCAGTGTTTTTCCCAGGAGGATTTGGAACATTTGATGAACTATTTGAATTACTCACTCTTCGACAAACAGGAATGAAAACACAAATTCCAATTATTCTATTTGGTCGAAATTATTGGTCGAAAGTTATCAACTTTCAATACCTTTCAGACCACGGACTTATCTCAGATGATCACATGAATCTCTTTCAATACGCCGATAGTGCTTCAGAAGCATGGGACATTATCAAACAATAG
- a CDS encoding MAPEG family protein yields METAFAWSLCLSAVVVLLSIGPLTYGRVKAGYSAENMSAPRALFDELPDFGKRAVWCHQNCWESITLHAPACLLCLIAGVVSPVAVIAAWVHPIVRFIYIGAYVGDIPPARGLCWASGLLCSTLLYKEGLTALLSS; encoded by the coding sequence ATGGAAACAGCTTTTGCTTGGAGCCTTTGCCTGTCTGCCGTTGTTGTTTTGCTTTCAATTGGGCCACTAACTTATGGCCGAGTCAAAGCTGGATATTCGGCTGAGAATATGAGTGCTCCAAGGGCTTTGTTTGACGAGCTCCCCGATTTTGGTAAAAGAGCTGTTTGGTGTCATCAAAATTGCTGGGAGAGCATAACTCTTCATGCTCCTGCATGTTTGCTATGTCTGATTGCTGGTGTTGTCTCTCCTGTGGCCGTAATAGCTGCATGGGTTCACCCAATTGTGAGGTTTATCTATATCGGTGCTTATGTTGGCGATATTCCCCCTGCTAGAGGACTTTGTTGGGCATCGGGTCTTTTATGTTCAACTCTTTTGTATAAAGAGGGCTTAACTGCTTTGCTTTCTTCTTAA
- a CDS encoding galactose oxidase: MSTTHPKEACTDQIFGQEEECQFLEKGILKKTCSACVCMTCQHFNYSSDKHCRTILSCHVHRRLIPHGDHLISRCLLWRRLREKEIGWCPEVA; the protein is encoded by the coding sequence ATGTCTACGACTCACCCCAAAGAAGCTTGTACCGATCAGATCTTCGGTCAAGAAGAAGAGTGTCAATTCCTTGAGAAAGGAATTCTCAAAAAAACATGTTCAGCTTGCGTTTGCATGACATGTCAACATTTCAATTATTCAAGCGACAAGCATTGCAGAACAATTCTTTCGTGTCATGTTCACCGTCGTCTTATTCCTCATGGAGACCATTTGATTTCACGTTGTCTTCTTTGGCGGCGGCTACGAGAGAAAGAGATTGGTTGGTGTCCAGAGGTAGCCTGA